One Fundidesulfovibrio putealis DSM 16056 DNA segment encodes these proteins:
- a CDS encoding peptidylprolyl isomerase, giving the protein MNARFGFLASLAVVACLLLSGFAADAQAANPLVKLTTSKGDIVLELDPAKAPASVENFLKYVNDGFYNGLIFHRVINGFMIQGGGMDKDMQQKQTRAPIKNEADNGLTNDNYTIAMARTGDPHSATAQFYINVKNNTGLNHTGKSQSGWGYAVFGKVVEGKDVVDAIKAVPTMTKGPYSDVPREPVTIIKAEVISK; this is encoded by the coding sequence ATGAACGCACGTTTCGGCTTTCTCGCGTCCCTCGCCGTTGTCGCCTGTCTGCTGCTCTCCGGTTTTGCAGCCGACGCCCAGGCCGCCAACCCCCTGGTGAAGCTCACAACCAGCAAAGGCGACATCGTCCTGGAGCTGGACCCGGCCAAGGCTCCGGCCTCGGTTGAAAACTTCCTGAAGTACGTGAACGACGGCTTCTACAACGGCTTGATCTTCCACCGCGTCATAAACGGCTTCATGATCCAGGGCGGCGGCATGGACAAGGACATGCAGCAGAAGCAGACCCGCGCCCCCATCAAGAACGAGGCCGACAACGGCCTCACCAACGACAACTACACCATCGCCATGGCCCGCACCGGCGACCCCCACTCCGCCACCGCGCAGTTCTACATCAACGTGAAGAACAACACCGGCCTGAACCACACCGGCAAAAGCCAGAGCGGCTGGGGTTACGCCGTGTTCGGCAAGGTGGTGGAAGGCAAGGACGTGGTCGACGCCATCAAGGCCGTGCCCACCATGACCAAGGGGCCGTATTCCGACGTGCCGCGCGAGCCCGTAACCATCATCAAGGCCGAAGTGATCAGCAAGTAG
- a CDS encoding DUF3124 domain-containing protein, with translation MNRVHRLAVLPLLFALAVLAALPAASRAAETSKGQTVYVPCYSHIYHGIKTRGIDLTITLSVRNTDPKRAVTVSSVDYYDTKGALVKRYLDKPLRLEPMMTVEYIVAQTDESGGSGANFLVRWSSETPASPLLVEAVMIGTSAQQGISFTSRGVAVPGE, from the coding sequence ATGAACCGCGTCCATCGCCTCGCCGTCTTGCCCCTGCTCTTCGCCCTGGCCGTCCTGGCGGCCCTGCCCGCAGCGTCGCGCGCGGCGGAAACCTCCAAGGGCCAGACCGTGTACGTGCCCTGCTATTCGCACATCTACCACGGCATCAAGACGCGGGGCATCGACCTGACCATCACGCTGTCCGTACGCAACACCGACCCCAAGCGGGCCGTGACCGTCTCTTCCGTAGACTATTACGATACCAAGGGCGCGCTGGTGAAACGCTATCTGGACAAGCCGCTTCGCCTGGAGCCCATGATGACGGTGGAGTACATCGTGGCCCAGACCGACGAGTCGGGCGGGTCCGGGGCCAACTTCCTGGTGCGCTGGTCTTCCGAGACCCCGGCGAGTCCGCTGCTGGTGGAGGCGGTGATGATCGGCACCAGCGCCCAGCAGGGGATATCGTTCACCAGCCGGGGCGTGGCGGTTCCGGGCGAGTAG
- a CDS encoding efflux RND transporter permease subunit, translated as MNDKRNMARFFVEHRHVSWVLLIAVLAWGAFGYAKMPQRKDPDIPVRVAAVLCPWPGVRAEKVEELVTRVIEARVAENDKVDRVESVTRTGMSVITVKLRDEIAQTGEVLDDINLKLNSIKGLPDGAGPITFLKDFGDTATLMLTVASPRASQAEVAVRAAQAVRVIEALRQSAPGPRLSMALVVPPSVPQQQVERKLALFAAYLKNTPGVSDLRTGTEPGMVVADVAASMPPEAFRDLVMTFARTGMKHSELHPDLWQPVIVADPAGTRQAFEESAGDAYSFRDLEDFTETISRTLRAVPQVAKVTRWGVRPEAVFLDYSQERLASHSVQPWRIQGAFTGRNIAPSGGVGEFGGRNVALDPTGEFSSERELGATLVSQGLYLRDLVEMERGYETPADTINRYTYRDASGQWRSGKAVSLAVTMRSGEQIGDFSKAVDAALDGLRQRLPEDLVMARTSDQPKQVNESVSLFMNSLYEAVILVVLVAAVGFREWRSALLMALSIPITLAMTFGFMHTLGIDLQQISIASLIIALGLLVDDPVVAGDAIKRELSAGTDRSVAAWLGPTKLAKAILYATITNIVAYLPFLLLSGDKGRFLYSLPVVVTCSLVASRLVSMSFIPFLGYYLLRPGKAEAGPDKGFARHYYRLGGWLIDNRWKALAVSLVLVGAGFWAKSLLKPMFFPIDRSYLSYVDVTLPEDSAIDLTAELAATVERAVLRAADDFGRAHPEYPVPLTSLTSFVGGGGPRFWFSVTPELKKPNYAQVLIQVQDKHVTELFSAPLQAELSREIPGARVDVRRLESGPPVGIPVQIRLAGEDEATLREMAERMKGALRALDVAERVSDNWGSHRFTARVAIDPDKATLAGITNQDVARSSAMAVSGLTVTSLREGRLSTPVVLRLRGEERAKLSDIANLYVYPQNGEHKVPLTQVADITWGMDGERIARRNHFRTITVSCFPVPGVLPSEVIGAAMPAIKALEADLPPGYTLVIGGEYEEQVKGFAEMGMVMGISVAMIYLALLFQFKNAVKPLLVFGAIPYGVAGAFASLALMGQPFGFMAFLGIASLIGVIVSHVIVLFDFIEEKLHAGEPLRQAILDAGLLRLRPVLITVGATITALFPLAKNGGPLWEPLCYAQIGGLAVATFVTLLMVPVLYAIAAFDLKAIR; from the coding sequence GTGAACGACAAACGCAACATGGCCCGCTTCTTCGTGGAGCACCGCCACGTCTCCTGGGTGCTGCTTATCGCGGTGCTGGCCTGGGGCGCCTTCGGCTACGCCAAGATGCCCCAGCGCAAGGACCCGGACATCCCCGTGCGCGTGGCAGCCGTGCTCTGCCCCTGGCCGGGCGTGCGCGCCGAAAAGGTGGAGGAGCTGGTCACGCGGGTCATCGAAGCCCGCGTGGCCGAGAACGACAAGGTGGACCGGGTGGAATCCGTCACCCGCACCGGCATGTCCGTCATCACCGTGAAGCTGCGCGACGAGATCGCCCAGACCGGCGAAGTGCTGGACGACATCAACCTGAAGCTGAACTCCATCAAGGGATTGCCCGACGGAGCCGGCCCCATCACGTTCCTGAAGGATTTCGGCGACACGGCCACCCTCATGCTCACCGTGGCCTCGCCCAGGGCCTCCCAGGCCGAGGTCGCCGTGCGGGCCGCACAGGCGGTGCGAGTCATAGAGGCGCTGCGCCAGAGCGCCCCCGGCCCCAGGCTGTCCATGGCCCTGGTGGTGCCGCCAAGCGTCCCGCAGCAACAGGTGGAGCGCAAACTCGCGCTGTTTGCCGCCTATCTCAAGAACACGCCGGGCGTCTCGGACCTGCGCACCGGCACGGAGCCGGGCATGGTGGTGGCCGACGTGGCCGCGTCCATGCCCCCCGAGGCCTTCCGCGATCTGGTGATGACCTTCGCCCGCACCGGCATGAAGCACTCCGAGCTGCACCCGGACCTGTGGCAGCCTGTCATCGTGGCCGACCCCGCCGGTACGCGCCAGGCCTTCGAGGAATCCGCCGGAGACGCCTATAGCTTCAGGGACCTGGAGGACTTCACCGAGACCATCTCGCGCACCCTGCGCGCCGTGCCCCAGGTGGCCAAGGTCACGCGCTGGGGCGTTCGGCCAGAGGCCGTGTTCCTGGACTACTCCCAGGAGCGGCTGGCCTCGCACTCTGTGCAGCCGTGGCGCATCCAGGGTGCCTTTACCGGGCGGAACATCGCCCCCAGCGGCGGCGTGGGCGAATTCGGCGGGCGCAACGTGGCCCTGGACCCCACCGGCGAATTTTCCTCCGAGCGCGAACTGGGGGCCACGCTGGTTTCGCAGGGCCTGTACCTGCGCGATCTTGTGGAGATGGAGCGCGGCTACGAGACCCCGGCGGACACCATCAACCGATATACATATCGTGACGCCTCGGGCCAGTGGCGCTCCGGCAAGGCCGTATCCCTGGCCGTGACCATGCGCTCCGGCGAGCAGATCGGCGATTTTTCCAAGGCCGTGGACGCCGCCCTGGACGGCCTGCGCCAGCGCCTGCCCGAGGATCTGGTCATGGCGCGAACCTCGGACCAGCCCAAACAGGTGAACGAGAGCGTCTCGCTCTTCATGAACAGCCTGTACGAGGCCGTGATCCTGGTGGTGCTGGTAGCGGCCGTCGGCTTCCGGGAGTGGCGCTCCGCGCTGCTGATGGCCCTGTCCATCCCCATCACCCTGGCCATGACCTTCGGCTTCATGCACACGCTCGGCATCGACCTGCAACAGATCTCCATCGCCTCGCTGATCATCGCCCTGGGCCTCCTGGTGGACGACCCGGTGGTGGCGGGCGACGCCATCAAGCGCGAGCTGAGCGCAGGCACGGACCGCTCCGTGGCCGCCTGGCTCGGACCGACCAAGCTGGCCAAGGCCATTCTGTACGCCACCATCACCAACATCGTGGCCTACCTGCCCTTCCTGCTGCTCTCGGGCGACAAGGGGCGCTTCCTGTACAGCCTGCCCGTGGTGGTCACCTGTTCGCTGGTGGCCTCGCGGCTGGTGTCCATGAGCTTCATCCCCTTCCTGGGCTATTACCTGCTGCGGCCCGGCAAGGCCGAAGCAGGCCCGGACAAGGGCTTCGCGCGCCACTACTACCGCCTTGGCGGCTGGCTGATCGACAACCGCTGGAAGGCGTTGGCCGTGTCGCTGGTGCTGGTCGGAGCCGGATTCTGGGCCAAGAGCCTGTTAAAGCCCATGTTCTTCCCCATCGACCGTTCGTATCTCTCCTACGTGGACGTGACCTTGCCTGAGGATTCGGCCATCGACCTCACCGCCGAACTCGCCGCCACGGTGGAGCGAGCCGTGCTGCGTGCCGCAGACGACTTCGGGCGCGCCCACCCGGAATACCCCGTCCCGCTCACCTCGCTGACCAGCTTCGTGGGCGGCGGCGGACCGCGCTTCTGGTTCTCGGTGACGCCCGAGCTCAAGAAACCCAACTACGCCCAGGTGCTCATCCAGGTGCAGGACAAGCACGTCACCGAGCTGTTCAGCGCCCCGCTTCAGGCCGAACTCTCGCGGGAAATCCCGGGCGCGCGCGTTGACGTGCGCCGTCTGGAGAGCGGCCCGCCAGTAGGCATCCCGGTGCAGATACGTCTGGCCGGAGAAGACGAGGCAACGCTTCGCGAGATGGCCGAGCGCATGAAGGGGGCTCTTCGCGCCCTGGACGTGGCCGAGCGCGTCAGCGACAACTGGGGCTCGCACCGCTTCACTGCCCGCGTGGCCATTGATCCGGACAAGGCCACCCTGGCCGGGATCACCAACCAGGACGTGGCCCGTTCCTCGGCCATGGCCGTAAGCGGCCTCACGGTCACCAGCCTGCGCGAAGGCAGGCTCTCCACACCGGTGGTCCTAAGGCTGCGCGGCGAGGAGCGCGCCAAATTGTCGGATATCGCCAACCTGTACGTCTATCCCCAGAACGGCGAGCACAAGGTCCCCCTGACCCAGGTTGCGGACATCACCTGGGGCATGGACGGGGAGCGCATCGCCCGGCGCAACCACTTCCGCACCATCACCGTGTCCTGCTTCCCGGTTCCCGGCGTGCTGCCATCCGAAGTGATCGGCGCGGCCATGCCCGCCATCAAGGCCCTGGAGGCGGATCTCCCGCCGGGCTACACGCTGGTTATCGGCGGCGAGTACGAGGAACAGGTGAAGGGCTTCGCGGAGATGGGCATGGTCATGGGCATTTCCGTGGCCATGATCTATCTGGCGCTCCTGTTCCAGTTCAAGAACGCGGTGAAGCCCCTGCTGGTGTTCGGGGCCATCCCCTACGGCGTGGCCGGGGCGTTCGCGTCGCTGGCGCTCATGGGCCAGCCCTTCGGGTTCATGGCCTTTCTGGGAATCGCAAGCCTGATCGGGGTGATCGTCAGCCACGTGATCGTGCTGTTCGACTTCATTGAAGAAAAGCTGCACGCGGGCGAGCCCTTGCGCCAGGCCATCCTGGATGCGGGGCTTTTGCGGCTGCGCCCGGTGCTCATCACCGTGGGGGCCACCATCACGGCGCTGTTCCCGCTGGCGAAAAACGGCGGCCCGCTCTGGGAGCCGCTGTGCTACGCCCAGATCGGGGGCCTGGCCGTGGCCACCTTCGTGACGCTGCTCATGGTGCCGGTGCTCTACGCCATCGCCGCCTTCGACCTGAAGGCCATACGGTGA
- a CDS encoding efflux RND transporter periplasmic adaptor subunit — protein MNRLIAPLVLTIALALCAACAREHAFEKPPLPVSVQPVASVAATSGEQAALATRYSAVLAPREQVSLAFKVPGYVETVTPSARDKGSRVTKGQVLARLRDADYKARLAQAKSTLDEARATLALAKRDQERNSKLINGQVISRSEFDRTQERLEVAQAKAAQAQAALEQAEINLRDATLVSPMDAMVVRRDVEHGTLVNQGTVAFVLVDLTSVKAVFGLPDQDIARVSLGNTLGIVCDALAGREFTGIVTAISPSADPKSRTFEVEVTIANPDLSLKDGMIATVRRASAGQRASLAAIPLHALARPASGSDFVVHVLAEKNGKTVAQLRTVSVAGVAGDMVTILSGLTPGEQVITRGSTLATDGQEVRVIK, from the coding sequence ATGAACAGACTCATCGCCCCGCTGGTCCTGACCATTGCCTTGGCCCTGTGCGCCGCCTGCGCGCGCGAGCACGCCTTCGAAAAACCGCCCCTGCCCGTATCCGTGCAGCCGGTGGCCTCCGTGGCCGCCACCTCCGGCGAGCAGGCCGCCCTGGCCACCCGCTACAGCGCCGTGCTGGCCCCGCGCGAGCAGGTCAGCCTGGCCTTCAAGGTGCCCGGCTACGTGGAGACCGTCACGCCCTCGGCCCGCGACAAGGGCTCGCGCGTGACCAAGGGCCAGGTGCTGGCCCGCCTGCGCGACGCCGACTACAAGGCCAGGCTGGCCCAGGCCAAGTCCACCCTGGACGAGGCCCGCGCCACCCTGGCCCTGGCCAAACGCGACCAGGAGCGCAACTCCAAGCTCATAAACGGTCAGGTGATATCGCGCAGCGAGTTCGACCGCACCCAGGAACGCCTGGAGGTCGCGCAGGCCAAGGCCGCACAGGCCCAGGCGGCGCTCGAGCAGGCCGAGATCAACCTGCGCGACGCCACCCTCGTCTCCCCCATGGACGCCATGGTGGTGCGCCGCGACGTGGAGCACGGCACCCTGGTGAACCAGGGCACCGTGGCCTTCGTGCTGGTGGACCTGACCTCGGTGAAGGCCGTGTTCGGCCTGCCCGACCAGGACATCGCCCGCGTGAGCCTGGGCAACACCCTGGGCATCGTCTGCGACGCCCTGGCCGGTCGTGAGTTCACAGGGATCGTAACGGCCATCTCCCCCTCCGCCGACCCCAAGAGCCGCACCTTCGAGGTGGAAGTGACCATCGCCAATCCTGACCTCTCCCTGAAGGACGGCATGATCGCCACGGTGCGCCGCGCCTCCGCCGGACAGCGCGCCTCCCTGGCGGCCATCCCCCTGCACGCCCTGGCCCGCCCCGCCAGCGGGAGCGACTTCGTGGTGCACGTTCTGGCCGAAAAGAACGGCAAGACCGTGGCCCAGCTGCGCACCGTCAGCGTTGCCGGGGTGGCTGGCGACATGGTGACCATCCTGTCCGGGCTGACACCCGGCGAGCAGGTGATCACACGCGGGTCCACGCTGGCCACCGACGGGCAGGAAGTGCGCGTGATCAAGTAG